The Vibrio cyclitrophicus sequence CTGCACGACCGTATGATGGAAGTGGTTTTCACTGACTTCGAATCGGCAGCAGCACTATTTACCGTTGCTGAGCCTGCTCCTTATGCGGAAGTTGACCTATTAACTGGTGGACGTAAAGCGCTTGAACAAGCAAACGTTACCCTAGGTCTTGCACTTGCAGAAGATGAAATTGATTACCTTCTTGAAAGCTTCACTGAAAAGCTAGGTCGTAACCCGACTGACATCGAGCTAATGATGTTTGCACAAGCGAACTCAGAGCACTGTCGTCACAAGATCTTTAACGCTGATTGGACTATCGATGGCGTTAAGCAAGAAAAATCATTGTTCAAGATGATTAAGAACACCTTTGAAACGACACCAGAACACGTTCTGTCTGCTTATAAAGATAACGCAGCGGTAATGACAGGTTCTGAAGTAGGTCGTTTCTTCCCTGATCCAGAAACTCGCCAGTACAACTACCACCAAGAGAAAACACACATCTTGATGAAAGTTGAAACGCACAACCACCCAACAGCAATCTCTCCATGGCCGGGCGCATCAACAGGTTCAGGCGGCGAAATCCGTGATGAAGGCGCAACGGGTATTGGTGGTAAGCCAAAAGCGGGTCTGGTTGCTTTCTCTGTATCTAACCTTAAGATCCCGAACTTCGTTCAACCTTGGGAAACCGACTTTGGTAAGCCGAGCCGTATCGTTACTGCTCTGGATATCATGCTTGAAGGCCCTCTTGGTGGCGCAGCATTCAACAACGAATTTGGTCGTCCAAACCTATTAGGTTACTTCCGTACTTACGAAGAGAAAGTAAACTCTCACGCAGGTGAAGAAGTACGTGGTTACCACAAGCCAATCATGCTGGCTGGTGGTCTAGGTAACATTCGTGATGATCATGTTCAGAAGAAAGAGATCCCAGTAGGTGCAAGCCTAATCGTTCTTGGCGGTCCAGCAATGAACATTGGCCTTGGTGGCGGTGCTGCATCTTCAATGGATTCTGGTTCTTCTTCTGAAGACTTAGATTTTGCTTCTGTACAGCGTGAAAACCCAGAGATGGAACGTCGTTGTCAGGAAGTTATCGACCGTTGTTGGCAGCTTGGTGATGCGAACCCAATCGCATTTATCCACGATGTGGGCGCGGGCGGTATCTCGAATGCTCTTCCTGAGCTAGTCGACGATGGCGAGCGTGGCGGTATCTTTAATTTACGTGACGTGCCAAACGATGAGCCGGGCATGAGCCCACTTGAGATCTGGTGTAACGAATCTCAAGAGCGTTACGTAATGGCAGTTGCTGATAAAGACATGGCAACATTCGACGCGATTTGTAAGCGTGAGCGTGCTCCATACGCGGTAGTTGGTAAAGCAACAGAAGAACGTGATCTTAAATTAGAAGATTCTCACTTCGACAATACGCCAATCGACATGCCGATGGACATCCTATTAGGTAAAACGCCTAAGATGCACCGTGACGCGAAGACGTTAAAAGCGAACAACCCTGCGATTGACCGTTCTGGTATTGAACTAAACGAAGCGGTTGACCGTATTCTTCGCCTACCAACAGTGGCAGAGAAAACATTCCTTATCACTATCGGTGATCGCTCGGTAACAGGCCTTGTCGCTCGTGACCAAATGGTTGGCCCATGGCAGGTTCCAGTTGCTAACTGCGCAGTAACTGCAGCAAGTTACGACTCTTACCACGGTGAGGCAATGTCTCTTGGTGAGCGTACGCCAGTAGCACTACTAGATTTCGGCGCGTCAGCTCGTCTAGCGGTTGGTGAAGCAATCACTAACATCGCAGCAACCAACATCGGCGATATCAAGCACATTAAATTGTCAGCTAACTGGATGTCTCCAGCAGGTCACCCTGGTGAAGATGCTGGTCTTTACGAAGCGGTTAAAGCGGTTGGTGAAGAGTTATGTCCGGCACTGGGTCTTACTATCCCAGTAGGTAAAGACTCAATGTCGATGAAGACTAAGTGGGAAGAGAACGGCGAGCAAAAAGAAGTCACTTCTCCGCTGTCTCTTGTTATCACTGCGTTTGCACGTGTTGAAGATGTTCGTAAGACGATTACTCCTCAATTACGTACAGACAAAGGTAATACAAGCCTAGTTCTTATCGATTTAGGTAACGGCCAAAATCGTATGGGTGCGACAGCACTTGCACAGGTTTACAAGCAGCTTGGTGACAAGCCAGCAGACGTAGACAACGCAGCGCAACTAAAAGGTTTCTACGAAGGCGTTCAAGCACTTGTAGCGAACGACCAAGTTGTCGCTTACCACGATAAAGGTGACGGTGGTCTATTCGTAACGCTAGCAGAAATGGCGTTCGCAGGTCACTGTGGTGTTAACGCTGATATTGCAGCATTAGGCGAAGATACGCTTGCGTCACTATTCAACGAAGAATTGGGTGCAGTAATCCAAGTACGTAACGATGACCTAGATGCGGTACTTGCTACTCTTGCAGCAAATGGCCTAGAAACGTGTTCACATGTCATTGGTTCTGTTGAAGCGTCTGATGAGCTAGTGATTAAGTCTGGTGAGTCTGTAGTAATTGAACGTAACCGTACTGAATTACGTACTATCTGGGCTGAAACTACGCACAAGATGCAAGGTCTACGTGATAACCCAATCTGTGCAGACCAAGAGCACGAAGCGAAGAAAGACAACTCAGATCCAGGTCTGAACGTGAAACTAAGCTTTGACGTAAACGAAGATATTGCAGCGCCATTCATTAACACGGGCGCTAAGCCTAAGATGGCGATTCTACGTGAGCAGGGTGTTAACTCTCACGTTGAAATGGCAGCAGCATTCGACCGTGCAGGCTTCGAAGCGACTGATATTCACATGAGCGACATCCTAACGGGTCAAGCAGTTCTAGAAGAGTACAACGGCCTTGTGGCTTGTGGTGGCTTCTCTTACGGTGATGTACTAGGCGCTGGTGAAGGTTGGGCTAAATCGGTTCTATTTAACGACTCGACTCGTGATCAATTTGAAAACTTCTTCAAACGTGAAGATACCTTCTCTCTAGGTGTGTGTAACGGTTGTCAGATGTTGTCTAACCTACGTGAACTTATTCCGGGTGCAGAGTACTGGCCACGTTTCGTTCGTAACGAATCTGAGCGTTTTGAAGCTCGTTTCAGCCTAGTTGAAGTTCAGAAGTCTGATTCTGTGTTCTTCAACGGTATGGAAGGTTCTCGTATGCCAATCGCTGTTTCTCACGGTGAAGGTCGCGTAGAAGTACGTGATAACGACCACCTAAACGCGATTGAAAACTCAGGTACGGTTGCTCTACGTTACGTTGATAACAACGGTAACCAAACGCAGCAATACCCGAATAACCCGAATGGTTCGCCAAACGCTATCACTGGTTTAACAACGACTGACGGCCGCGTGACTATCATGATGCCTCACCCAGAGCGTGTATTCCGCACGGTTGCAAACTCTTGGTCTCCAGAAGGTTGGGGCGAGAATGGTGCTTGGATGCGTATGTTCCAAAACGCACGTAAGAATGTGGGTTAATCTGGTTCTTTAGACTGATATTTTTAACTAAATGAGAAAAGCGCAGATCGAAAGGTCTGCGCTTTTTTTTTCTCAAAATTTAGGAACCAGGGCGAAGAAATTAACGTTTGCAGTTTGCTGTTCTAAAAATCTCCACTACGCTAATTGTTATGGAATCAATTTGTTAGGTCGTAAATCCTGTATGTGTGCAGATCTGGCTATGCAAAAAATGAATCAATCATCGTGGCATAAGAGGGAACTATGAAAACAACAATCACAAAAGCAGTTGCAGTGGCAGCGATTGTCATGTCGTTAGCTGGGTGTGTGGGTAGTAACGCGGTTACTGGGAAATTAATGAAGTTCAACGTTGAGGTAGTAGATAACCGTTACGCTCGTGCGGGCGTCAACTTCCTACTTGCTCCTGTTTACGCACTAACCACCGCAGCCGATTATATTGTATTTAACTCAATTGAATTCTGGGCGGGTAAAAACCCACTGACTGGCGCACCTCATATCTTTGATAGCAAAGTCGATACCATGATTGATGTGAACGACAGCCTAGACGATTCACTAAAAGAAGCCCCACTTGGTTTCAACAATCGTCAGATTGAATGGGGTGAGATGCAACAGATCGATGAGAACACCATTCAAATGGACATCACCTATAATGATGGCCAAAAAGCTGTTCTGACGGGCGTTCGAGATGGCGATAAGGTCAGCTACTATATGGATGGTACGTTAGTATCAGAAACCTCTATTCAGGCGCTTGAACAGCTAGCCGCAGAGAAAGCATAACCCAAACTGATCTGCCTATATAAAAGAAAAGCCGTTGGATTTAACCCCAACGGCTTCGTATTTTCTAGCATCTAGCATCTAGCATCTAGCGCTTAGATTAGTTGTTGCTGTGTAGCTCGCTGTTCAGTTCAACAGCAGACTTGTTCGCTAGACATTCAATTTGGCCAGTGATTGAGTTACGACGGAACAGAAGGTCAGAAACGCCAGCTAGATCGCGCGCTTTAATAATTTCTACTTCGTTGCCTTCTTTATCTAGCATGCGAACCTTAGTACCCGCAGTCACGTAAAGACCAGACTCAACCGTACAACGGTCGCCCATTGGGAAGCCAAGACCTGCATTTGCACCTAGTAGACAGTTTTCGCCGATAGAGATAACCATAGTACCGCCACCTGACAGAGTACCCATGATAGAAGCGCCGCCGCCGATATCAGAACCGTTACCCACAACAACACCCGCAGAGATACGACCTTCAACCATGCTTACGCCAGTAGTACCCGCATTGAAGTTGATGAAACCTTCGTGCATTACTGTTGTGCCTTCGCCTACGTGTGCGCCAAGACGAACACGAGAAGTATCAGCAATACGAATACCTGTTGGTACCACGTAATCCACCATTTTAGGGAACTTGTCTACGCAATCTACAGATAGAGCACGACCGGCTAGGCGAGCTTCGATTTGACGCTCAGCCAGTTCAGGAAGATCGATTGGGCCTTCGTTAGTCCATGCGATGTTGTGCAGTAGACCGAAGATACCGTCTAGTACTGTACCGTGTGGTTGAACTAGGCGGTTAGAGATAAGTTGTAGCTTAAGGAAGCCTTCAGCAACAGATGCTGGCTTCTCGTCAGTCGCAAGAACAACAAGAACAAGAGGTTGCTCAGATGCTGCTGCTTTTTCTGCGAAAGATGCGTTAGCTGCATCATCGTTTGCTGCGAATGCTTTCGCTAGTTCTGCGCTTTGTGCAGCAGAGATTTCGATAGCTTGGTTGCCTTCAGAGTAACCTGATACTTCTGCCACAGCCGCTACAAGAGCGTCGCTTGGGTTTAGAAGTGGGTTAGGGAAGAACGCTTCAATGATTTTATTGTCGCGGTTTTTGGTTGCCGTACCGAAGGCTAGTGAAAAGTAAGCCATGTTGAATCTCCATGTGTTGAGTCTTGATTTTGCTATTCCAAAACAACGGCTCGAATAACAAGCGCTGCCGTTAGCAAAGTTAATTTAATTGCGTTCATCATAAAGAGAGCGCCCTCGTTATGAAAGGGCGCATCGGGATAAAGTCTGTAAAATGATATTGCTTGTCTTTTTAGCGATAGTTTTTACTTTCCGGATATTACTCCGTGGGTATCATGTCACTGTGCTTACATTAGTCACTTAGTACAACTTCGTTTTCATTTTCGACACTCTTTAGAGCTATCTATTTTGTTCGCAGTATCAATAGAGCTAGTCACATTTTCTTTATAAATTTATGTTTATTATCAGGATTAATCGAATTATGTTGATTAATCGCTTGTGCTTAAAGTTAGGGTAAATACTCAGATTATCAGCGGTGTAATTAAGAGAGTGATCACTAAAAACCTTCAATATATAAGTATATTTCCAGCCATAACGACATTAAAACGATTAATAAAGGATCTTCTATGAATTTTACTAAGTCTTTATTGGTGCTCTCTATCGGTGTAGCAATGGTTGGCTGTGGTTCGGACAATGACGACATCACGGTGACGTGTGACACCGCGGACCCTTGTACCAAATTTACTGTTTTGCATACTAACGATAACCATGGCCGCTTCTGGGAGAACAGTAAGGGTGAGTATGGGATGGCGGCTCGTAAGACGCTGATTGATAGTATTCGTGCAGAAGTGACTCAAAATGGTGGTGAGACGATACTACTGTCCGGTGGCGACATTAATACTGGTGTGCCAGAGTCTGATATGCAGGATGCGGTACCAGATTTTGTAGGTATGAATCTTCTTGGTTACGACGCGATGGCATTAGGTAATCACGAGTTCGACAATAGCTTGGATGTGTTAGATATGCAGGCGGAATTGGCCGACTTCCCGATGCTAGCGGCTAATATTTATATCAAAGATGGAGACACAGTTACTGATGAACGCCTTTTCTCTCCATATAAAGTATTCACCATCAATGGCTTAAAGGTTGCGGTTATTGGCCTGACAACTAAAGATACGGCGAAATTAGTTAACCCTGACAACGTCGCGACGATTCACTTTGCCGACCCGCAAGTCGAAATCAAAAAAGCCATAAAAGAAATTGAGGCCAATGAAACGGTTGATTTGATTTTTGCTACGACTCATATGGGGCACTACGCAGATGGTCAGCATGGTAGTGAAGCGCCTGGCGATGTGTTGCTTGCTCGCTCTCTAGAAGAAGGTCAGTTAGATGCCATTATTGGCGGGCACTCTCAAAATCCTGTTTGTATGGAAGGCAATGAATATGCTGATTTCAATCCGGGAGATGACTGCAAGCCGGATCAGCAAAATGGTACCTACATCATGCAAGCTCACGAATGGGGCAAATATGTAGGTAGAGCTGATTTTGAGTTTTACGATGGAAAGCTGCATTTAGCGAAGTACGACCTGATACCTGTGAACTTAAAAGAGAAGGATGAAAATGGTGATTACCAATTTATCCAATCTGAAATTGAACCTAATTCAACAGTAATTGCTACTCTTTCCGCGTATCAGCAGCAGGGACAAGAGTTGTTAGATGTCATTATCTCTAAAACCGATGCGAAGCTTGAAGGTGACCGTAATGTGGTTCGTTCTGAGCAAACTAACCTTGGTCATTTGTTAGGGGAAGCTTATCGCACTTATAAGTTAGTTAATGCTGATTTTGGTGTGATGAACTCTGGTGGTGTTCGTGACTCAATTGCGGCGGGCGACATAGCTTATCGTGATGTACTTACAGTTCAACCTTTCGGAAACTTCGTGACTAAAGCAACGATGACAGGGGCTGAGGTTAAAGCATATTTAGACGTTGTTGCGACGATGACTGCAGGATCTGGCGCTTATGCCCAGCTCGACAATATTAGCTTAACCGTCGACTGTGATTTGAGTGATGTGACCATTCGAGATATCAATGGCAAAGGCTTTGACTTAGCGGACACCTACACGTTCTCTGTTATCAGTTTCAGTGCGGCTGGTGGTGATGACTACCCAGTAATTGATGTTGAGTCGACGCAGTTGACGGATGCCGCTGTGCTCCGCGAGTTCTTCGTTAAGAACCCAGATGTTACTGCTGCGAATTACGCACCAGCAGATGGTGATCTAATCTATATGAGTAATGGTTTAGAAGTGAAAGGCTGCCCTGCGAACTAATTCACAAACAAGCGTTAAAAAAATAGCCAGCCAATTGCTGGCTATTTTTGTATCGGAATTTCGAGGTATTAACTAGATAAACAGCGCCTTGTAAGCCTGTTCTATCCCTTCAATCAACATCTGCATACCAATAACTGCAAGTATCAAACCCATCATTCGAGTAATCACGTTCAATGCGCTTGGCCCTACGGCTTTCACGAAGCGTTCGCCGAATACAAATAATATGTAGGTTAAGGTACACAGTAGACCAAAGGCGACGATGGTTATTATGGTCTCGTAGATACCTTCGGTGCTGGCAAAGTTCATTGCTGTAGCAATGGTGCCCGGGCCTGCCAGTATCGGCATTGCTAGAGGCGATACGGCGATACTGAGCGCCGCATTTTGTTGGGCGTCTGAGTTAACCTTCTCTTTCGCTTTAGAGTGTGTTGAGTCCCCTTGCAGCATGTGAAAGCCAATCAAGAATACTAGGATCCCGCCAGTGATGCGAAGTGCGTAAAGCGTGATACCAAACAGATCGAAGATGAGTTTGCCCGACACAGCAAAAGTACTGACGATGACGAAAGCGATAAACACCGAGCGGAAAGCGATAGATTTGACCGTTTCCCTGTCATTGTCACCGGTTAATCCAAGAAAGATTGGCGTATTAGCGATAGGGTTCATGATGGCAAAAAAGCCCATGAACACGGTAATGGTATGAATGATGAGCTCTTTCATATTATTCCTTTGAAAAGATGCAGTTAAATACTAGGGCGTGTATTTAATCTTAGATACAAATAATTATTAGAAATAGATAGTAGAGCAAGTGTGAATAAAAAACAGCCAGCATAAGTCTGGCTGTTTGGTTTTAGTGATAGGTGTAGAGTTTTGGTCGCCTGTTATTGCTTGTTTCTCAGTTTACGGACTCTATTTAATGGATAGATTGTGCTGCTCAACTTTATGCGTTTTGAGATTCGCTCACTGCTACAGCCAATGCAACTGTCGCACCGACCATTGGGTTGTTACCCATACCGATGAAGCCCATCATTGCCACATGAGCCGGAACAGAAGAGCTACCAGCGAACTGAGCGTCAGCGTGCATTCTGCCCATGGTATCTGTCATGCCGTAAGACGCAGGACCTGCTGCCACGTTATCTGGGTGTAATGTTCGACCTGTACCGCCGCCTGAAGCAACTGAGAAGTAAGGTAAACCTTGGCGAGTACGCTCTGCTTTGTAGATACCTGCAACAGGGTGTTGGAAGCGAGTGGGGTTAGTTGAGTTACCCGTAATACTTACATCCACTTCTTCTCTGTGCATGATTGCTACGCCTTCACGTACATCATCAGCGCCGTAACACAAGATCTCTCCGCGAGGGCCTTGAGAGAAGCGGCGACGCTCTGTTTCAACAAGCTCACCCGTTTGGTAATCGTATTGAGTGCGAACGTAGGTAAAACCATTGATGCGAGAAATTAAGTAAGCCGCATCTTTACCTAGACCATTGAGTATTACCTTCAATGGGGTGTGACGTGATTTGTTGACGTTGAGTGCAATTTTAATCGCACCTTCTGCAGCAGCAAAAGATTCATGGCCCGCAAGGAAAGCAAAGCAGTGGCTTTCTTCATTTAAAAGACGCGCAGCTAGCGCACCGTGGCCGATCCCCACTTGGCGTTGCTCAGCAACACTGCCAGGTTTGGTGAATGCTTGAAGGCCTTCACCAATGATATTCGCAGCTTGTTCAGCGTTGCTTGCTTTGCGGAATAGAGCGAGTGCTGAACCAAGGATATAAGCATCGGCAGCGCTTTCAAAAGCAATAGGTTGGGTGTCCATCACCATGGCTTTTGGATCAACGTTGTGGGCTTTACAGTATTGGTTCGCTTGCTCTAAAGAGTCGAAGTTCATTTCTGCCAATACGCGAGTTACTGATTCATTAAATTGAGTGTTCATCATATCTTTCCTCTAAATTGGCAAAAATTATTGTTGGCGTGGATTAATGGTGGTTACAGCTTCATCGAAGCGACCGTAGGTTCCCATAGCAAGGTCTGCTGCTTCATTGGCTGACATACCTTGATTAATCGCCTTCATCATTTTGCCGAGGTTGAGATATTCGTAGCCAATTACTTCGCTATGGTCATCAAGTGCAAGCTTGGTCACGTAACCCTCTGCAAGCTCTAGGTAACGAACGCCTTTCGCTGAGGTTGAATAGCTGGTACCTACTTGACTACGTTGTGTTTGACCTAGGTCTTCTAATGCAGCGCCGATTTCTAGGCCGCCTTCAGAGAATGCAGATTGAGTTCGACCGTAAACAAATTGCAGAAAGATTTCGCGCATGGCTACGTTAATAGCGTCACACACCAAGTCAGTATTCAGAGCTTCAAGAATAGTTCTTCCTGTGAGGATTTCGGCTGCCATCGCGGCTGATTGAGTCATGCCTGAACAACCAATCGTTTCGATTAGCGCTTCTTCGATGATGCCGTTTTTTACGTTTAGCGTCAGTTTTGCTGCACCTTGTTGTGGTGCACAAGTGCCAACGCCATGGCTTAAGCCAGAAATAGCGATAACGTCTTTTGGACTAACCATAGCGCCTTCAACTGGAATTGGCGCTGAAGTGTGCAGATCACCCCTTTGAATAGGGCACATTGATTGAATTTCTGAAGAGTAGTGCATAATGTTTTCTCACTGTTAGAGCCATTTAAGACCTAGGGCGTTGAGAAAACAGGACGTGTTGGAAGAGGTGCGGCTAATTCACTACAGATCTTGAGTATCGGTAATCCAAAGGTGTCATGGATCTTGGTCTTGATAGACTAAGTCCATTTCAAAATGGAGGAATAGCGATACATCCAACAGTATTACCTGTTTTCGATTCTGTAGGAGTCATTAGCACTGTTCGGAAAGAACGGGCGGTTGAAGCAAAAGCTTAGGTGGAACCCCATCACCTGA is a genomic window containing:
- the purL gene encoding phosphoribosylformylglycinamidine synthase, coding for MRILRGSPALSEFRVNKLLELCRELSLPVTGIYAEFAHFADLTADLDESEVEKLEKLLTYGPTIEEHESEGLLLLATPRPGTISPWSSKSTDIAHNCGLAKVSRLERGTAFYIETSTELSELQLVELKAILHDRMMEVVFTDFESAAALFTVAEPAPYAEVDLLTGGRKALEQANVTLGLALAEDEIDYLLESFTEKLGRNPTDIELMMFAQANSEHCRHKIFNADWTIDGVKQEKSLFKMIKNTFETTPEHVLSAYKDNAAVMTGSEVGRFFPDPETRQYNYHQEKTHILMKVETHNHPTAISPWPGASTGSGGEIRDEGATGIGGKPKAGLVAFSVSNLKIPNFVQPWETDFGKPSRIVTALDIMLEGPLGGAAFNNEFGRPNLLGYFRTYEEKVNSHAGEEVRGYHKPIMLAGGLGNIRDDHVQKKEIPVGASLIVLGGPAMNIGLGGGAASSMDSGSSSEDLDFASVQRENPEMERRCQEVIDRCWQLGDANPIAFIHDVGAGGISNALPELVDDGERGGIFNLRDVPNDEPGMSPLEIWCNESQERYVMAVADKDMATFDAICKRERAPYAVVGKATEERDLKLEDSHFDNTPIDMPMDILLGKTPKMHRDAKTLKANNPAIDRSGIELNEAVDRILRLPTVAEKTFLITIGDRSVTGLVARDQMVGPWQVPVANCAVTAASYDSYHGEAMSLGERTPVALLDFGASARLAVGEAITNIAATNIGDIKHIKLSANWMSPAGHPGEDAGLYEAVKAVGEELCPALGLTIPVGKDSMSMKTKWEENGEQKEVTSPLSLVITAFARVEDVRKTITPQLRTDKGNTSLVLIDLGNGQNRMGATALAQVYKQLGDKPADVDNAAQLKGFYEGVQALVANDQVVAYHDKGDGGLFVTLAEMAFAGHCGVNADIAALGEDTLASLFNEELGAVIQVRNDDLDAVLATLAANGLETCSHVIGSVEASDELVIKSGESVVIERNRTELRTIWAETTHKMQGLRDNPICADQEHEAKKDNSDPGLNVKLSFDVNEDIAAPFINTGAKPKMAILREQGVNSHVEMAAAFDRAGFEATDIHMSDILTGQAVLEEYNGLVACGGFSYGDVLGAGEGWAKSVLFNDSTRDQFENFFKREDTFSLGVCNGCQMLSNLRELIPGAEYWPRFVRNESERFEARFSLVEVQKSDSVFFNGMEGSRMPIAVSHGEGRVEVRDNDHLNAIENSGTVALRYVDNNGNQTQQYPNNPNGSPNAITGLTTTDGRVTIMMPHPERVFRTVANSWSPEGWGENGAWMRMFQNARKNVG
- a CDS encoding DUF3332 domain-containing protein; this translates as MKTTITKAVAVAAIVMSLAGCVGSNAVTGKLMKFNVEVVDNRYARAGVNFLLAPVYALTTAADYIVFNSIEFWAGKNPLTGAPHIFDSKVDTMIDVNDSLDDSLKEAPLGFNNRQIEWGEMQQIDENTIQMDITYNDGQKAVLTGVRDGDKVSYYMDGTLVSETSIQALEQLAAEKA
- the dapD gene encoding 2,3,4,5-tetrahydropyridine-2,6-dicarboxylate N-succinyltransferase, whose translation is MAYFSLAFGTATKNRDNKIIEAFFPNPLLNPSDALVAAVAEVSGYSEGNQAIEISAAQSAELAKAFAANDDAANASFAEKAAASEQPLVLVVLATDEKPASVAEGFLKLQLISNRLVQPHGTVLDGIFGLLHNIAWTNEGPIDLPELAERQIEARLAGRALSVDCVDKFPKMVDYVVPTGIRIADTSRVRLGAHVGEGTTVMHEGFINFNAGTTGVSMVEGRISAGVVVGNGSDIGGGASIMGTLSGGGTMVISIGENCLLGANAGLGFPMGDRCTVESGLYVTAGTKVRMLDKEGNEVEIIKARDLAGVSDLLFRRNSITGQIECLANKSAVELNSELHSNN
- a CDS encoding bifunctional UDP-sugar hydrolase/5'-nucleotidase is translated as MNFTKSLLVLSIGVAMVGCGSDNDDITVTCDTADPCTKFTVLHTNDNHGRFWENSKGEYGMAARKTLIDSIRAEVTQNGGETILLSGGDINTGVPESDMQDAVPDFVGMNLLGYDAMALGNHEFDNSLDVLDMQAELADFPMLAANIYIKDGDTVTDERLFSPYKVFTINGLKVAVIGLTTKDTAKLVNPDNVATIHFADPQVEIKKAIKEIEANETVDLIFATTHMGHYADGQHGSEAPGDVLLARSLEEGQLDAIIGGHSQNPVCMEGNEYADFNPGDDCKPDQQNGTYIMQAHEWGKYVGRADFEFYDGKLHLAKYDLIPVNLKEKDENGDYQFIQSEIEPNSTVIATLSAYQQQGQELLDVIISKTDAKLEGDRNVVRSEQTNLGHLLGEAYRTYKLVNADFGVMNSGGVRDSIAAGDIAYRDVLTVQPFGNFVTKATMTGAEVKAYLDVVATMTAGSGAYAQLDNISLTVDCDLSDVTIRDINGKGFDLADTYTFSVISFSAAGGDDYPVIDVESTQLTDAAVLREFFVKNPDVTAANYAPADGDLIYMSNGLEVKGCPAN
- a CDS encoding MarC family protein, coding for MKELIIHTITVFMGFFAIMNPIANTPIFLGLTGDNDRETVKSIAFRSVFIAFVIVSTFAVSGKLIFDLFGITLYALRITGGILVFLIGFHMLQGDSTHSKAKEKVNSDAQQNAALSIAVSPLAMPILAGPGTIATAMNFASTEGIYETIITIVAFGLLCTLTYILFVFGERFVKAVGPSALNVITRMMGLILAVIGMQMLIEGIEQAYKALFI
- a CDS encoding GGGtGRT protein, which gives rise to MMNTQFNESVTRVLAEMNFDSLEQANQYCKAHNVDPKAMVMDTQPIAFESAADAYILGSALALFRKASNAEQAANIIGEGLQAFTKPGSVAEQRQVGIGHGALAARLLNEESHCFAFLAGHESFAAAEGAIKIALNVNKSRHTPLKVILNGLGKDAAYLISRINGFTYVRTQYDYQTGELVETERRRFSQGPRGEILCYGADDVREGVAIMHREEVDVSITGNSTNPTRFQHPVAGIYKAERTRQGLPYFSVASGGGTGRTLHPDNVAAGPASYGMTDTMGRMHADAQFAGSSSVPAHVAMMGFIGMGNNPMVGATVALAVAVSESQNA
- a CDS encoding iron-sulfur cluster assembly scaffold protein, which translates into the protein MHYSSEIQSMCPIQRGDLHTSAPIPVEGAMVSPKDVIAISGLSHGVGTCAPQQGAAKLTLNVKNGIIEEALIETIGCSGMTQSAAMAAEILTGRTILEALNTDLVCDAINVAMREIFLQFVYGRTQSAFSEGGLEIGAALEDLGQTQRSQVGTSYSTSAKGVRYLELAEGYVTKLALDDHSEVIGYEYLNLGKMMKAINQGMSANEAADLAMGTYGRFDEAVTTINPRQQ